A region of the Clupea harengus unplaced genomic scaffold, Ch_v2.0.2, whole genome shotgun sequence genome:
TATTGTCattgatgatgtgatgatcaAATCCACTTGCCTTATGTGGTAGGGCTGACTTGCAGCGTGGGCGTGCACGCCCTCCTAGGGGTGGTGTCAATATACACTGCTTCCGCCTCACCGAATGATGTCGGTTGTTTGAGTTGTTTGGCGCGCGGTGCCCGTGGTTGTCTGTCGCTAGAAGAACACTGCTCCGTACTGAGACCTACTGATTGCAGACTGCGCTGTTGCCTTTGTGCTGTCTTTAAAAGGCGTAAGCATACTTTTCTTGCTACTGTTTTCAATCATGCAGGCTTAGCGTTATTGTGTGCCCATGTAAGCATACGGCATATAAGTGAACTTTGCTGCCGTTGTCCCGTagctttctctcgctctctttccggAGTTTGTTTGCGGGTAGCCTGACGTTCTCCTAGGTATATCATTGTATTTGTTTGCATAGAACAAAAAGTAGCCGTGTATGTTGTTAGCTTAACTAACCAGCGTCTCTTCTGGTTTAGGAAGAATATTGCTGCTGTGTCcgtgtttctccatctctctctccctctctgggccTGCAGCCTATTGCTCCCTAGGTATATGATTTTATTTGTGTTAACCATGTATCAAGATTTAAAGTATTGTGTGCAGTGCACATATGTATCAGGGATCAGTCTGAACtgatgttttctcttttgttttgttttagaagtgaatacacacacatttgttttggaTGTATAGGCTGTGAGAGAGCCATTGGCACTTTGTTATGGCTTTGgggtttttgtttccttttgtttgtatgaatgtgtgtgtcatttttagTTAACTGCCACCTGTTTGCTACCAGCCTCTCCACATGTAACCCATTGCAACTGCCTAGTAACATCTAGTAGTGTGGTGTTTTCTTACATTCCTTGCAAGTATGCGCAATGTGTGGAAGTACATACAATAATTGTAGTGTGGTGTTGTATATGTCAAACACAATTGTGTGGAGTGTTTTTAAGAATTGTAGCACGTTTGCTCTGGATCCTGTGTTTCCTTACGTACGTAGAGTGACTGAATTGTAGTGAGATAATCCAGATCTTATAGATCTTTATTGGGTGATTGGTCTGTCAGACTGGTATTTACTGGTTACCAgtgtatgaacgtgtgtgtgagagctactGTTTTGTAAGGTAATTTAATACCATTGACCTGATATTTATtacataaagaaaataaaacatactCTATTTTGCTACACTTCTGCCTCTATACATTCATTTAGTTGATTAGCCTGTGTCCTGCTGATGACATAATAAGTGGAACGTCAGGGTTTGTCATATTTGCCTTTTCAATATCACACCTAGATGAgcaaaaaaaatagatacagaCAGTCTTGTCCAACTCCTTCCAGACTAAACTGGATGTTCACGTTTGCTATCAAGCCAGTTGAAGTAACCcgaagtaaaaagaaaaaacgcaCCTATTCGCTGCATATGACTTAATCTGGCACTGTGCAGCCAAAGATGCTCGAGTACAGAAGATAAAGATATGAAATGGTGTACTGAATTGTGGGTCTTCTAAGTGACTGTGGGTGCCTCTCCTCTGGATGGATGAGCAAAGGGCATTGCAAAATGACACCAGCTAGCTCATTCAGGCCTAGGCAGCTGGTATGAAATGTAACAGAAGCTAATATTAACAGCTGATGTATTACTTAGCTGGCTGCATCCCTtgggaaggaaaagagagattcTTGTTATTGCTGCCTATTGCTGCACATCTGAACTGGCTCAGCTCAGCACCAACAGTGAGGGGAGACTGGGTATCTGTGttgctgagacagagacaggttatttaattaattttctCCTGAATTTccggtaaaaaaaaatctactgtACTGTTTGTCCTGTAATTGTCCTGCATTTTTTTAActctttaaaaatgtgttattaattaattaaaaccGCTATAATTCAGCAACCAAGTAATATGTGAAAACACCTCAAATGTATCCCTAATATGTCCCTGACATAAGTCATTTTACCCACTAGGTGTCACGTTCACTTTAAAAAGGCAGAAAAGTAATATTTCACAGTATTGCCAGGAAAACCTTTTTACAATAAATACATCTTAACGTACACAGTTTGAATGAACATTGATGCACAGGTTGTTGGTAAAAGGGAGCTCTTATTTCAGAGGAATGATCAAGTCTTGTCTCAGCCACTGCTGTGCACTTCCTGTCTAGTGGTTGGTTTGTGAGTGACAGGGCACACATGTGAAGAGGAGGAGTTAACTCACATAtttgagggaaagagagggaaaagccaTGCAAGACTCGGGGACTCGGTTGCTGCACTGGTTTAAAGCGGTTTCACTGCCTTCTTGCTTTCTTTAGTCTAATGTTGCAACTAATGTTGCTTTTCTAaaaacatttctaacatacagaCAGCTCTGTAGACTCATTCCTGGGAGGTGGTGGTGCATTTTGATTCATGTTGTGTCATACCCAGTGGACTCTATAGGCTGCATACCAGGACATGGGTAAGTTCAGCCATGGAGTAGAAATCATACTACCACAGCCATTCATGTCtaaaaataatgtaattaaatataacattaaataagTTATATAATTAacctgttgtgttgtatagAGTGTATTATGGTAATGTCATTATCAACTAGATTTCATTGCATGTTTCACTAATATTGGAAGATAGGGCGGGGCATAGTAAGCATGTTAGTTGTTATGCACTATTAACCCACAGACTGTTCAGTTTCATGATGGCACTTGGTGTCCCGAGTActtacctaaatttccctcgggattaataaagtatccatttatctatctatctatctactggtTAATAATCTCATGGCCTTGATGGTCCTCTTGGCAGGTTGTGTTCCACCTTTAAGTGGAAACATGTAGAATTTACAGTCATTTTATTGTTTGGTATAGAATGTAAATATCATGCAATACATATCTTAAGGCACTAGGCGGTACTACAATACCATGCAATGCATATTTCAAGGCACTAGAGGGATAAATACTTCATAGGTCTTTATATCAAGGGGTATACATTtaggaatgtatgtgtatgaaaaaCGTTTCAACTGGGTGTCAGTTTCCTGGCTGTTGTGAAGTCTGATCACCTCTACTTGAAAAGTGTGTCATGACCTCCAGTTAACATCAGTCTAATCAATTGTCTTGTCCTGGATTAGTTATTGTAAGAAAAAGACCGATTAGCATAGAGCATCCCATTTATAAGGCCGGAAGTTCATGTAAGGACACGCCAATCCGAGATTTGAAATCACAGCCATAGTCACAGGGACAAAGGATAACTGGGGGACAAAATATCCAAAACTATTCACTTTGAAAAGTCTGTCTGCATTGACTCACGAATACAAGTCATGTGAGTCTGTGATATGAAGCgtagtgtgagtctgtgatacGAAGTgtagtgtgagtctgtgatacGAAGTgtagtgtgagtctgtgatacGAAACTGCTTATCAGTTCTTTCTAACTTCCTGCAGACCTAGCCGCTGTTGGAGACCACCCCTTTCCTTTGGTGTGCAACATCATTGGCTGACAGGGATGCCCATCTCTAAGGAAGCCTCCTGATtggttcaaacacacaggccaggctGAAATGCTTCAAAGCCTAGGGGAATCCCAGAggcaagttttttttcttctttctttgtaTTACTAACAACTCTATACAGGACAGATATGTTAATATGATGATATGATAGGCTAGATTAGATTTGGGATTGTGTTCTCCCAAGGGATGGTTAGTTTCTGTTATTGGTAAGCTTTGAAACATCCAGATTAATTTAAGTGTTTAAGAAACATAAAACCCTTTGCCCTGCACTCAATCCTTAAAAGTAAGGAAATGTGACATATATAGTGACAGGAATGTGGATTTTAAACATAGCATCCATTCTAAGGGAAACAAATCACTTGCTCAACTATTAAATGAAGCATTTTGTCTTATTTTATCTGTTGAGGGATCTGATCTGTTTCGACCATCTAAAAGAGTTTGTCTTTAGCATAATAAGGATTTTGGGCGACTAGAGGACTGGGGATATAGAGATGGGATGTCGAAATGTCACACCTCAGAATGTTAcctatttttacatttaaatatgaaaatgtgttacATATTTTCAGTTCCATTACTCCTATGGCACATAATCAAACCATCCAAAGAAGCTGTAACACACAGTTtctattttttacatttcatttaatgAACATACTTTACATTGTAAAACACCCACTGAGATAATGATGAACAATATGCTAACAATAGGTTTTCTCAGTGTTTTGAAATGGACGTTTTCCTGGGACAATATTGTAAAAGTTTGAATATAAGCTTTTTGGTATTAAGTGCTAGGTGGCACATGGACATCAACAGAAGAGCATACAACAGAGGTCACAGCATGAAATGGAACACATGATTTAATGGCTTTTGAGGATAAAGGCACATAGAAAACTAAATATAAAATTTGACGTGAATATGAAATCTCTTGATTAAACAGTACTTCTTCACTCTAACTGTCTTCGTCACAATGACTAGAATCCTAAAATATGACTGGCATGGGTTCATAAGTTTAGCTTTCATAAAAAAATCGTAGATTGTTAAATAGAAACAAATGAGCGCATTGATTAAAGATTTACATTTTCTCCTCCTACGATGTCCTTAGTCAGCTTGCATTAGTCTGTATCCTTCGAAAATCGATCCGTGAAGCAACACAGATTAGCCTGAAAGGCCTTGGTCAGAGCACCTTTGATGCTCTTCTCATGCTTTGCTGCCTTGACCCCCGCTATAGCGCCTTGGACAGTCCCTAACAAGACAACCACAGTTTTGGATGCGGGGTCTGACAGTGCGGTCACTACAAGTCCGAACAAGGCACCCAAAAGGGCCCCCACTACACCCCCTAGTATCATCATGAGCACTCGATGAATGTTCTCCTTGGCTAGTCGTTTTATTTCTTCCTCGTCCTTCTCCACCTCGGCCTCCTGGAGTCGTGCTGTCTCGGCTTGTATTCCCTGTTCCACGGCCTCCAGTAGGTCGTTGGTGTAACAGCTTCCTCCATTGAGGGCGGCCATCTTGTCAACAGTTTTTAGCAGTTTATCAACTTGCCTCTTGTTGCTCCTGTACCCCTTTTGTGCCTCGGTCCAGTATCTGTTGTCGATGACGTGGCAGCGGCCTCCACACTTGTCCACGAGCTCCTGCAGCTCGTCGCTAGTCTCCACAAACTCCTCAATGGTGTCGCAGTCATCGTCAATCTCTTCGTCCCCGAAAGTGAAAAGGATGACGGCGTAGCGGAAGGCCTCCTCGCCGAACGATTCGGTGATCTTCTTCACAACCGCCATCTCCTGCTCGGTATAGCGGCCTGCCCGTAGCACAATCACAAAAGCATGCGGTCCAGGAGAACACTCTGTGATGCACCTCACAATCTCAGGCTTCAGCTGCTCCTCAGTTAAACGGGTGTCGAAAAATCCAGGAGTGTCGATGACTGAAATCAGCCTCCCGTTGACTTTGTTGTGCTGGAcgctgcatttgtgtgtggtggactCCGGTGAGCTCATCACCTCAAAGAAGTCTCcacccaggatggtgtttccagCACTGCTTCTCCCATCACCGGTTTTGCCGAGTAGCACAATCCGTAGTTCTTCTAAACAACATAAGAGAAAATGTGCTTAATATTTCCCATTAAGTATTCTTCATCCTGACATTAATACATAAAATGGTCTCTTGATATTTGAATTATCCTTTCTCAAAGTCAACCCATGAGCCATACAAATTAGACTAACAAATTTAGCCTGCTCATATGGCCATGCCAGCACCTTATATCACAGGCTAGGATGGCTGATTCTTTGCACTTTAATATCTGTGCATGTT
Encoded here:
- the LOC122131196 gene encoding GTPase IMAP family member 9-like, which encodes MAEELRIVLLGKTGDGRSSAGNTILGGDFFEVMSSPESTTHKCSVQHNKVNGRLISVIDTPGFFDTRLTEEQLKPEIVRCITECSPGPHAFVIVLRAGRYTEQEMAVVKKITESFGEEAFRYAVILFTFGDEEIDDDCDTIEEFVETSDELQELVDKCGGRCHVIDNRYWTEAQKGYRSNKRQVDKLLKTVDKMAALNGGSCYTNDLLEAVEQGIQAETARLQEAEVEKDEEEIKRLAKENIHRVLMMILGGVVGALLGALFGLVVTALSDPASKTVVVLLGTVQGAIAGVKAAKHEKSIKGALTKAFQANLCCFTDRFSKDTD